One Triplophysa rosa linkage group LG9, Trosa_1v2, whole genome shotgun sequence genomic window carries:
- the ldlrap1b gene encoding low density lipoprotein receptor adapter protein 1b isoform X2, with protein MDALKSAGRAIIRSPSLAKQSWISGRHKKLPENWTDTRETLLEGMVFQLKYLGMTLVQEPKGEELSAVAVKRIVATAKASGKKLQKVTLKVSPRGIVLHDGVSNQLIENISIYRISYCTADKMHDKVFAYIAQTQGSETLECHAYLCAKKKVAQAVTLTVAQAFRVAFEFWQAAKEEKEKGKQVKCVSDEEAASSSPSDSSASLGSVRGGEVATGNLLDLGAGVKDHSRQNHTHPAQNFSTENNNTVWELEDGLDEAFSSRSLDSFESNTDSLSLALTPRCWTLG; from the exons ATGGACGCGTTGAAATCAGCCGGGCGTGCGATCATTCGCAGTCCCAGTCTGGCGAAACAGTCGTGGATCTCTGGAAGACATAAAA AGCTGCCGGAGAACTGGACGGACACGCGGGAGACTCTGTTGGAGGGGATGGTCTTTCAGCTGAAGTATTTGGGCATGACACTGGTACAGGAACCCAAAGGAGAAGAGCTCTCGGCAGTCGCTGTGAAGAGAATCGTCGCCACA gctAAAGCGAGTGGTAAGAAGCTTCAGAAGGTGACGCTAAAGGTTTCTCCTCGAGGAATTGTTCTCCATGATGGCGTATCAAATCAGCTGATAGAGAACATATCCATATACAG GATATCGTACTGTACGGCAGATAAAATGCATGACAAAGTGTTCGCCTACATCGCTCAGACTCAAGGCAGCGAGACGCTGGAGTGCCACGCATACCTCTGTGCCAAGAAGAAGGTG GCTCAGGCCGTGACATTAACCGTGGCCCAGGCCTTCCGTGTGGCGTTCGAGTTTTGGCAGGCTGCTAAAGAAG agaaagagaaagggaAGCAGGTGAAGTGTGTGTCAGATGAAGAAGCAGCGAGCAGCTCTCCGTCTGATAGTTCAGCGAGTTTGGGAAGCGTGAGAGGAGGAG aggtGGCCACGGGGAATCTTCTGGATCTTGGAGCTGGTGTGAAAGATCACTCACGACAGAACCACACACACCCTGCACAGAACTTCAGtacagaaaacaacaacactgtATGG GAACTGGAGGATGGTCTAGATGAAGCCTTCTCAAG